One region of Qipengyuania sp. SS22 genomic DNA includes:
- the mutS gene encoding DNA mismatch repair protein MutS, with amino-acid sequence MADTPTPMMQQYLALKREAGDALLFYRMGDFFELFFEDARVAAGVLDIALTTRGEHAGEPVPMCGVPVHAAEGYLARLIKGGCRVAIAEQTETPEEAKERARRDGTPVSKSLVARDIVRFVTAGTLTEEALLEPRRANLLVAVAPVRDGVGLASCDISTGRMELEQCTPDALDAALARMGASEMVAPDDWDAAPADMIARPRADFRSEDGEARLKAIHGIATLDGLGDFTRPMLAAAAGLIAYLDHAGRGTLPFLLPPIARGTGAHLAMDAATRTSLEILEAQGGGRPGSLIACVDRCATGAGARQLAEDLSAPLADRGAIEQRLASVHHFHTDPLLRADLRAVLRQAPDIGRALGRLVAGRGSPRDLGQIRDGLSEARRVRAMLSDSTDLPALLQRMIEALGGHAALVDHLSRALVPAPPTERGQGGYVASGYDHALDALRETSGNARKAIAALEAKYRADTGTPSLKIKHNKVLGYFIEVPAKHGDKLMAADSGFTHRQTMAGAVRFNSLGLHEEATRIAEAGAHALAAEEAHFEMLVGEVVAAREAIAATAAALARIDVSAALAERAVEGDWAQPEMLDEPCLEITGGRHPVVEAALAQAGERFVANDCSLGTDDRLWLIGGPNMGGKSTFLRQNALIMLLAQAGSFVPARAARIGLADRLFSRVGASDNLARGRSTFMVEMVETAAILSQATARSFVILDEVGRGTSTYDGMALAWAVVEAVHENLQCRCLFATHYHELSRLADTCDRLSLHHVRAREWKGDLVLLHELAKGAADRSYGLSVAKLAGVPAPVIKRARTVLDKLEKGREQTGGLAAGLGELPLFAATAQQPEDEPDAVRTALETLDVDALSPREALETLYALKAQASETDT; translated from the coding sequence ATGGCCGACACGCCCACCCCGATGATGCAGCAATATCTCGCGCTCAAGCGCGAGGCGGGCGATGCGCTGCTGTTCTACCGCATGGGCGATTTCTTCGAACTGTTCTTCGAGGATGCGCGGGTCGCCGCGGGCGTGCTCGATATCGCGCTCACCACGCGCGGCGAACATGCCGGGGAACCGGTGCCGATGTGCGGCGTGCCGGTGCATGCCGCCGAAGGCTATCTCGCGCGGCTGATCAAGGGCGGCTGCCGCGTCGCCATTGCCGAACAGACCGAGACGCCCGAGGAAGCGAAGGAACGCGCCCGGCGCGACGGGACGCCGGTATCCAAATCGCTGGTGGCGCGCGATATCGTGCGCTTCGTCACTGCCGGCACGCTGACCGAGGAAGCGCTGCTCGAACCGCGCCGCGCCAATCTGCTGGTGGCGGTTGCCCCGGTGCGCGACGGCGTGGGGCTGGCGTCCTGCGATATCTCGACCGGGCGGATGGAGCTGGAGCAATGCACCCCCGATGCGCTCGACGCGGCGCTGGCACGGATGGGCGCGAGCGAAATGGTCGCACCCGATGACTGGGACGCTGCCCCCGCCGACATGATCGCCCGCCCGCGCGCCGATTTCCGCAGCGAAGATGGCGAAGCGCGGCTCAAGGCCATCCACGGGATCGCCACGCTCGACGGGCTGGGTGATTTTACGCGACCGATGCTGGCGGCGGCGGCGGGTCTGATCGCCTATCTCGACCATGCCGGACGCGGAACCCTGCCCTTCCTGCTGCCCCCGATCGCGCGCGGGACGGGCGCGCATCTGGCGATGGATGCAGCGACGCGGACCAGCCTGGAGATTCTCGAAGCGCAGGGCGGCGGGCGCCCGGGCAGCCTGATCGCCTGCGTCGATCGCTGCGCCACCGGCGCGGGCGCGCGCCAGCTGGCCGAAGACTTGTCCGCTCCGCTCGCGGATCGCGGCGCGATCGAGCAACGGCTGGCCAGCGTCCATCATTTCCACACCGATCCGCTGCTGCGCGCCGACCTGCGCGCGGTGCTGCGGCAAGCACCCGATATCGGGCGCGCGCTGGGGCGGCTGGTTGCGGGGCGCGGCAGCCCGCGCGATCTCGGCCAGATCCGCGACGGCCTGTCCGAAGCGCGCCGGGTACGCGCGATGCTGAGCGACAGCACGGACCTGCCCGCGCTGCTACAACGGATGATCGAGGCGCTGGGCGGGCATGCGGCGCTGGTCGACCATCTCTCGCGCGCGCTGGTCCCCGCCCCGCCCACCGAGCGCGGCCAGGGCGGCTATGTCGCCAGCGGCTACGACCATGCGCTCGACGCGCTGCGCGAAACCTCGGGCAATGCGCGCAAGGCAATCGCCGCGCTCGAGGCGAAGTATCGCGCGGATACCGGCACCCCCTCGCTCAAGATCAAGCACAACAAGGTGCTCGGCTATTTCATCGAAGTGCCCGCCAAGCACGGCGACAAGTTGATGGCGGCGGACAGCGGCTTCACCCACCGGCAGACCATGGCGGGCGCGGTGCGCTTCAATTCGCTCGGCCTGCACGAGGAAGCCACGCGCATCGCGGAAGCCGGCGCGCATGCGCTGGCGGCCGAGGAAGCGCATTTCGAAATGCTCGTCGGCGAGGTGGTGGCCGCGCGCGAAGCGATTGCCGCGACTGCCGCGGCGCTGGCGCGGATCGACGTATCGGCGGCGCTGGCCGAGCGTGCGGTCGAAGGCGACTGGGCCCAGCCCGAAATGCTCGACGAGCCCTGTCTCGAGATCACCGGCGGGCGGCATCCGGTGGTCGAGGCGGCGCTGGCGCAAGCCGGCGAGCGCTTCGTCGCCAATGATTGTTCGCTGGGAACCGATGACCGGCTGTGGCTGATCGGCGGGCCCAACATGGGCGGTAAATCGACCTTCCTGCGGCAGAATGCGCTGATCATGCTGCTGGCACAGGCGGGCAGTTTCGTGCCTGCCCGCGCTGCACGTATCGGGCTGGCCGACCGTCTGTTCAGCCGGGTCGGCGCGTCCGACAATCTTGCACGGGGACGCTCGACCTTCATGGTCGAGATGGTCGAGACCGCCGCGATCCTCAGCCAGGCGACCGCGCGCAGCTTCGTGATCCTCGACGAGGTCGGGCGCGGCACCTCGACCTATGACGGGATGGCGCTTGCCTGGGCAGTCGTCGAGGCGGTCCATGAGAACCTGCAATGCCGCTGCCTGTTCGCCACGCATTACCACGAGCTCTCACGCCTCGCGGACACCTGCGACAGACTGAGCCTGCACCATGTCCGCGCACGCGAATGGAAGGGCGACCTGGTGCTGCTGCACGAGCTTGCCAAGGGCGCGGCGGATCGCAGCTACGGGCTTTCGGTGGCCAAGCTGGCAGGTGTCCCCGCCCCTGTCATCAAGCGCGCGCGCACGGTGCTCGACAAGCTCGAAAAGGGCCGCGAACAGACCGGTGGGCTCGCCGCGGGACTGGGCGAACTGCCGCTGTTCGCAGCGACCGCGCAGCAGCCGGAGGACGAACCCGATGCGGTGCGGACTGCGCTCGAGACGCTCGATGTCGATGCGCTCTCGCCGCGTGAGGCGCTCGAGACGCTCTACGCGCTCAAGGCACAGGCCAGCGAAACGGACACTTAA
- a CDS encoding YidH family protein produces MAQDDPPDYPDKSTEWAELRTDLAEDRNIMALERTFAGWMRTAFAAIGIGLGFKAVFGAFDPPWLAKAIATVFILAGGWLAITAQRRACHTMAKLSAHKFEAVSAPNFRVLAYAIAAGALILTAGLWILNDGSLTN; encoded by the coding sequence ATGGCGCAAGACGATCCCCCCGACTATCCCGACAAGTCGACCGAATGGGCCGAATTGCGCACCGATCTTGCCGAAGACCGTAATATCATGGCGCTGGAGCGCACCTTTGCCGGGTGGATGCGCACCGCCTTCGCAGCGATCGGTATCGGCCTGGGGTTCAAGGCGGTCTTTGGCGCATTCGATCCGCCATGGCTGGCGAAGGCGATTGCGACGGTGTTCATCCTCGCGGGCGGGTGGCTGGCAATTACCGCACAGCGCCGTGCCTGTCATACGATGGCGAAGCTGAGTGCACACAAGTTCGAGGCCGTATCGGCCCCGAACTTCCGTGTGCTTGCTTATGCGATTGCTGCCGGTGCGCTGATCCTGACCGCGGGTCTGTGGATCCTCAATGACGGCAGCCTGACGAACTAG